A window from Staphylococcus succinus encodes these proteins:
- a CDS encoding FtsW/RodA/SpoVE family cell cycle protein, with product MKKFIKYLKERSRNLDLSLIMCYALLGIIGVVMVYSASMVSASKGTLTNGVPIAANYFMKRQFLFFMMGFIIILFISMLLNINVLKKVSVQKFIVLATLALLVLTLLVGKEVNGSKNWINLGIFSLQSSEFLKLTSIFYLSYIIDRWLSIKRDYKLKNLIPPLGVLGIGLLLVLMQGDLGGTLLTVAIIASMLMYSDIKNKIKVQIFTITSVPTVLYILYTLIFDAKNLYRMKRIKVVLDPFKYENGDGYQLTNALTSISNGGLFGRGLGNGISKLGYLPEPHTDFIFTVISEETGLVGVLFILMIYGFILFKGLTYANKTNNHFYKLICIGVVSYLFMQVFINLAGISGMIPLTGVTLPMLSYGGSSIMSISIALGAMIAVIRNIKRESIAK from the coding sequence ATGAAAAAATTCATAAAATATTTGAAAGAAAGGAGTAGAAATTTAGATTTAAGTTTAATTATGTGCTATGCATTGCTCGGTATTATTGGCGTTGTCATGGTCTATAGCGCGAGTATGGTTTCTGCTTCTAAAGGCACATTAACCAATGGAGTACCCATCGCAGCAAACTACTTTATGAAAAGACAATTTTTATTCTTTATGATGGGATTTATTATTATTTTATTTATTAGTATGTTGCTTAACATTAACGTGTTAAAAAAAGTGAGCGTCCAGAAATTCATAGTGCTAGCCACATTAGCTTTATTAGTGTTAACGCTTTTGGTTGGTAAAGAAGTCAATGGCTCAAAAAACTGGATTAATTTAGGTATATTTAGTTTACAGTCCTCAGAATTTTTAAAATTAACTTCTATATTTTATCTCTCTTACATTATTGATAGGTGGCTTTCTATTAAAAGAGACTATAAATTGAAAAATTTGATTCCTCCATTAGGTGTTTTGGGCATAGGGTTACTACTGGTGTTAATGCAAGGTGATTTAGGTGGAACTTTACTTACAGTTGCCATTATTGCATCGATGTTAATGTATTCTGATATTAAAAATAAAATAAAGGTGCAAATATTCACTATAACTTCTGTTCCAACAGTTTTATACATACTTTATACACTAATTTTTGATGCTAAAAATCTATATAGAATGAAACGTATCAAAGTAGTGTTAGATCCATTTAAATATGAAAATGGTGACGGATACCAATTAACCAATGCTTTGACATCTATTAGCAACGGTGGATTGTTTGGTCGGGGTTTAGGAAATGGTATTTCAAAATTAGGATATTTGCCTGAGCCACATACTGATTTTATTTTTACCGTTATTTCTGAAGAAACTGGATTGGTTGGAGTACTATTTATTTTAATGATTTATGGTTTTATATTATTCAAAGGTCTTACTTATGCAAATAAGACGAACAATCATTTTTATAAATTGATTTGTATAGGTGTTGTAAGTTATTTATTTATGCAAGTATTTATAAATTTAGCTGGGATTTCTGGCATGATTCCACTAACCGGAGTAACTTTACCGATGCTGAGTTACGGGGGGTCTTCTATAATGAGTATTAGTATTGCATTAGGAGCTATGATAGCAGTTATAAGAAATATAAAAAGAGAAAGTATTGCAAAATGA
- the mbcS gene encoding acyl-CoA synthetase MbcS, translated as MDKKDLIAPEQYNIVSEIEKFAVDPTKKAVIFEDEAGDKKEVTYESLIKNANKVGNMFLNHGLKKGDKVLIMMPRCIETYEIYLAALKLGIIVIPSSEMLRTKDLQYRITHGEVKAIVVTADGINEFKAVKEYDALTKFIVGGKEEQWFTVEDEMATTTDQLDIVETSRDDIALLSYTSGTTGNPKAVVHSHGWGYAHMQMAPKHWLSIEADDLVWATAAPGWQKWVWSPFLSIMGSGATAFVYNGKFNAEKYLELLQAYKINVLCCTPTEYRLMAKLPNLTDYNLKHLHSAVSAGEPLNKEVVEKFQDNFDLTVRDGYGQTESTLLIGFLKDTESRPGSMGKAIPGSHVTVIDDNGDFAKTGEVGNIAVPVDLPALFKGYYKDSERTEEPKIGEYFTTGDLAKLDKDGYFWFEGRKDDIIISSGYTIGPFEVEDSLTKHNYVKECAVVASPHEIRGNIVKAFVILQDDVAADETTIKTLQNYVKQDVAPYKYPRAIEFVEDLPKTNSGKIRRIELREAEKRKNHK; from the coding sequence ATGGATAAAAAAGATTTGATTGCACCAGAACAATATAATATTGTTAGCGAAATCGAAAAATTTGCAGTAGATCCAACGAAGAAAGCTGTCATTTTTGAAGATGAAGCAGGTGACAAAAAAGAAGTGACATATGAATCCCTTATAAAAAATGCAAATAAAGTAGGGAATATGTTTTTAAATCATGGCTTAAAAAAAGGCGACAAGGTACTCATAATGATGCCGCGTTGCATCGAAACTTATGAAATCTATCTTGCGGCATTAAAATTAGGTATTATAGTTATTCCTAGTTCTGAAATGTTACGTACTAAAGATTTACAATATAGAATTACACATGGTGAAGTCAAAGCTATTGTTGTCACAGCAGATGGTATTAACGAATTTAAAGCAGTCAAAGAATATGATGCTTTAACGAAGTTTATCGTTGGTGGTAAGGAAGAGCAGTGGTTCACAGTAGAAGATGAAATGGCTACAACAACAGATCAATTAGATATTGTTGAAACATCGCGTGATGACATAGCACTGCTTTCATATACATCTGGTACAACAGGCAATCCTAAAGCTGTTGTACATTCGCATGGTTGGGGTTATGCCCACATGCAAATGGCACCAAAACATTGGTTGAGTATTGAAGCGGATGATCTTGTATGGGCTACAGCTGCCCCAGGTTGGCAAAAATGGGTGTGGAGCCCATTCTTATCAATAATGGGCTCAGGCGCTACTGCATTTGTATATAATGGTAAGTTCAATGCTGAGAAATATTTAGAATTACTACAAGCATACAAAATAAATGTGCTGTGTTGTACACCTACTGAATATCGTTTAATGGCAAAGTTACCTAATTTAACTGATTACAACTTAAAACATTTGCATAGTGCGGTTTCTGCAGGGGAACCTCTCAATAAAGAAGTTGTTGAAAAGTTCCAAGATAACTTTGACCTTACAGTTAGAGACGGTTACGGACAAACTGAAAGTACGTTATTAATTGGGTTCTTAAAAGATACAGAAAGTCGTCCGGGTTCAATGGGTAAAGCAATACCAGGCAGTCATGTGACAGTGATTGATGATAATGGTGATTTTGCTAAAACTGGTGAAGTAGGTAATATTGCAGTACCAGTAGATTTACCTGCACTATTTAAAGGGTATTATAAAGATTCTGAACGTACAGAAGAACCTAAAATAGGTGAATATTTTACTACGGGTGACTTAGCAAAGTTAGATAAAGATGGATACTTTTGGTTTGAAGGACGTAAAGATGATATTATCATCAGTTCAGGATACACCATTGGGCCATTTGAAGTCGAAGACTCGCTTACTAAACACAATTATGTTAAAGAATGTGCTGTAGTTGCTAGTCCACATGAAATCAGAGGGAACATTGTTAAGGCATTCGTCATTCTTCAAGATGATGTTGCAGCTGATGAAACAACGATTAAGACACTGCAAAATTATGTGAAACAAGACGTCGCTCCGTATAAATATCCAAGAGCAATTGAATTTGTGGAAGACCTTCCGAAGACAAACTCTGGGAAAATTAGACGTATTGAGTTAAGAGAAGCGGAAAAAAGAAAAAATCATAAGTGA
- a CDS encoding MDR family MFS transporter, producing MKEVSLLTENGTFHVEKRVPLFIVLLSGAFITILNQTLLGTALPPIMKDLQVSESTVQWLQSIFMLVNGIMIPVTAFLIQRFTSRQLFLTAMGIFAIGTLLCAVGPEFSTLLIGRVLQAAGAGIMMPLMQTILFLLFPVEKRGTAMGLFGLVIAFAPAIGPTLSGVLVEHLSWRSVFYVVLPIAIVIIITSFFLLKNVTETTNPKLDITSVILSTLGFGGLLYSFSTVGEAGWASISFIAPLVIGIISLVIFIRRQLKLKEPMLEFRVFSYGIYTLGTVLSMFVFGVLIATNIILPLYMQNMLHFSALESGLVLLPGAIIMGAMNPITGYLFDRFGGKWLARIGLVVLVASTVPFAFLTTHTSFTYLATGNALRMISISMVMMPMTTLAINQLPNHLIAHGTAMNNTFRQMAGAIGTAVFITLMSVSAIPNKGIEGIIHGVNVTFMVATGISVIALLLSIKLSDETKPARRTI from the coding sequence ATGAAAGAAGTGAGTCTATTGACCGAAAACGGAACATTTCATGTAGAAAAAAGAGTTCCCTTGTTTATCGTACTGTTATCAGGGGCCTTTATTACGATCTTGAACCAAACATTGCTTGGTACAGCGTTACCACCAATTATGAAAGATCTTCAAGTATCAGAAAGTACAGTACAATGGTTACAATCTATTTTCATGTTAGTTAACGGAATAATGATTCCAGTTACTGCATTTTTAATTCAACGCTTCACCTCGAGACAGTTATTTTTAACCGCAATGGGTATATTCGCCATAGGTACATTACTTTGTGCTGTGGGACCTGAGTTCTCAACATTATTAATTGGACGTGTATTACAAGCTGCAGGCGCTGGTATTATGATGCCACTTATGCAGACAATCTTATTCTTACTATTTCCAGTAGAAAAACGCGGGACAGCAATGGGACTATTTGGATTAGTCATAGCTTTTGCCCCAGCGATTGGACCAACCTTGTCAGGTGTTTTAGTAGAGCATCTATCATGGAGAAGTGTCTTCTACGTTGTACTTCCTATAGCCATCGTTATTATCATCACATCATTTTTCCTTTTGAAAAACGTTACAGAGACAACAAATCCAAAACTAGATATCACTTCAGTCATCCTATCCACATTAGGTTTTGGCGGCCTCTTATACAGTTTTAGTACTGTTGGAGAAGCAGGATGGGCAAGTATTAGTTTTATCGCCCCACTCGTAATCGGAATAATTTCACTAGTGATATTTATTCGTCGTCAATTAAAACTTAAAGAACCAATGCTTGAATTTAGAGTATTTAGTTATGGCATTTATACATTAGGTACAGTACTAAGTATGTTTGTATTTGGCGTATTAATCGCTACAAATATTATTTTGCCGTTATATATGCAAAATATGTTACATTTTTCCGCTCTAGAATCTGGTTTAGTGTTATTACCAGGCGCTATTATTATGGGAGCTATGAATCCTATAACAGGTTATTTATTTGATAGATTCGGTGGTAAATGGCTTGCACGTATAGGTCTGGTCGTCTTAGTGGCTTCTACAGTACCTTTCGCATTCCTTACGACACACACGAGCTTCACTTACCTTGCAACAGGTAATGCATTGCGTATGATATCCATTTCAATGGTTATGATGCCTATGACAACGTTAGCGATTAACCAATTACCTAACCATCTCATTGCGCACGGAACTGCAATGAACAATACTTTTAGACAAATGGCAGGTGCTATTGGTACAGCTGTATTTATTACTTTAATGTCAGTATCGGCAATTCCTAATAAAGGTATTGAGGGTATTATTCATGGTGTTAACGTAACATTTATGGTTGCAACAGGTATTTCAGTCATAGCATTGTTATTATCAATCAAACTATCAGACGAAACCAAACCAGCACGTCGAACAATATAA
- a CDS encoding amidohydrolase has product MNVRDALFEKLESKESDMVKHRRYLHQHPELSFEEEHTAQYIKDFYKGKDVTVTQPVAESNAVIVEIKGGKSGKTIGLRADFDALPINEEADVPFKSLNEGVMHACGHDAHTAYLLGLADALIDIKDQLAGNIKIIHQHAEEMPPGGAKQIVESGALSDIDEIYGIHVAPIVGPEVIAYNKGNAFSGSSTFTLTIKGLGGHAASPHKTRDALVAGTNFVNTLQTIVSRRIDPLEMGVITVGAFDAPGGSNVIQDTVTIKGTARYLNNDLEQFMYDEIEKVAKSVAVGFDITYDLDYQFGYPVLYNHPEQTQNVADVLSTSAGDYFEHLVEIPPVTGSEDFAYYLKEIPGTFYIVGCKPEEVEEPYMNHHPKFEVNEDALLVAAKSLGEIALNRLAARE; this is encoded by the coding sequence ATGAATGTAAGAGATGCATTGTTTGAAAAACTAGAAAGCAAAGAGAGTGATATGGTCAAACATAGACGCTATTTGCATCAACATCCTGAATTATCATTTGAAGAAGAGCATACTGCACAATATATTAAAGACTTTTATAAGGGCAAAGATGTGACCGTGACGCAACCTGTTGCTGAAAGTAATGCTGTCATTGTAGAAATCAAAGGTGGTAAATCAGGAAAAACAATTGGTCTACGCGCTGACTTTGATGCTTTACCAATTAATGAAGAAGCTGACGTGCCATTTAAATCATTAAATGAAGGCGTGATGCATGCATGTGGTCATGATGCACATACAGCTTATTTATTAGGTTTAGCAGATGCTTTAATTGATATTAAAGACCAACTTGCTGGTAACATAAAAATTATTCATCAACATGCTGAAGAAATGCCTCCAGGCGGTGCAAAACAAATCGTAGAATCTGGCGCATTAAGTGATATCGATGAAATTTATGGTATCCACGTAGCTCCAATAGTAGGACCAGAAGTCATTGCTTATAATAAAGGAAATGCATTCTCAGGTAGTTCTACATTCACATTAACAATTAAAGGGTTAGGTGGTCATGCTGCTAGTCCTCATAAAACACGTGATGCATTAGTTGCAGGTACCAATTTTGTCAATACGTTACAAACTATTGTTTCTAGAAGAATCGATCCATTAGAAATGGGTGTCATTACAGTTGGTGCATTTGATGCTCCAGGTGGCTCAAATGTTATCCAAGATACCGTGACAATTAAAGGGACGGCACGTTATTTAAATAATGATTTAGAGCAATTTATGTACGATGAAATTGAAAAAGTGGCGAAAAGCGTAGCTGTTGGGTTTGATATCACATATGATTTAGACTATCAATTTGGCTACCCAGTACTATACAATCACCCTGAACAAACGCAAAATGTTGCAGATGTGTTAAGTACAAGTGCGGGTGATTATTTTGAGCATTTAGTAGAAATTCCACCAGTGACTGGATCAGAAGATTTCGCATATTATTTAAAAGAAATCCCAGGAACTTTTTATATTGTCGGCTGTAAACCAGAAGAAGTAGAAGAACCATATATGAACCATCATCCTAAATTTGAAGTGAATGAAGATGCATTGCTAGTTGCAGCAAAATCATTAGGCGAGATTGCTTTAAATCGATTAGCTGCTAGAGAATAA
- a CDS encoding MFS transporter, with the protein MNKNKFAILALAMSAFAIGMTEFISVGLLPLIKTAFNTTIPLAGLTVSLYAVGVTLGAPLLTPLTNKIKRKHLLIAIMLVFIIANTLAALSTTFTMLLAMRILSALMHGVFMSIATAIASDLVTPDKRSSAIAMMFTGLTVATITGVPIGTWIGQQFGWEMSFITIAVIGLISLIANIFVVPNDLNEYDQAPMLEQLKVFKNKSLMMVYLITALGYGGTFVVYTYLTTLLTDALHYSDDAVVILLVIYGVMVAVGNTMGGKLTNHHPTKALISIFSIQAIVLLFVGITVTHHILGTIAILIMGLFAFMNVPGLQLIVVLFAERENKATVNFASSLNIASFNIGITLGSVIGGYVLNQFTITMTPYFGFIMVVVASAMMYVIYKKENETQLKVSNG; encoded by the coding sequence ATGAATAAAAACAAATTTGCCATACTAGCTTTAGCAATGTCTGCTTTTGCAATTGGAATGACAGAATTTATTAGCGTTGGCTTATTACCACTTATTAAAACAGCATTTAACACGACAATTCCACTTGCAGGATTGACTGTATCATTATACGCCGTTGGGGTCACGCTTGGCGCGCCATTACTTACGCCGTTAACGAACAAAATAAAAAGAAAACATTTATTAATAGCTATTATGCTAGTATTTATTATTGCTAATACATTAGCGGCATTATCTACAACTTTTACTATGTTATTAGCTATGCGTATTTTATCAGCATTAATGCATGGTGTATTCATGTCTATAGCAACAGCTATTGCCAGTGATTTAGTTACACCAGATAAACGTTCGAGTGCAATAGCAATGATGTTTACTGGATTAACAGTAGCGACAATTACAGGTGTGCCGATTGGAACATGGATTGGTCAACAATTTGGTTGGGAAATGTCATTTATTACCATTGCTGTTATAGGACTCATCAGCTTAATTGCAAATATATTTGTGGTGCCCAATGATTTGAATGAATATGATCAAGCACCGATGTTAGAACAATTAAAAGTTTTTAAAAATAAATCATTAATGATGGTGTATTTGATTACTGCTTTGGGATATGGTGGTACATTTGTGGTTTATACTTATCTGACAACATTGCTAACAGACGCTTTACATTATAGTGATGATGCAGTTGTCATATTATTAGTGATTTATGGGGTTATGGTTGCTGTAGGCAATACAATGGGTGGAAAGTTAACAAATCATCATCCAACCAAAGCACTGATTAGTATATTTTCCATTCAAGCTATCGTATTACTATTCGTTGGTATAACAGTCACACATCACATATTAGGTACTATAGCCATTTTAATCATGGGATTATTCGCATTTATGAATGTGCCAGGGTTGCAACTAATCGTAGTATTGTTTGCTGAACGAGAAAATAAAGCGACAGTTAACTTTGCATCAAGTTTAAATATAGCCTCCTTTAATATCGGGATTACATTGGGATCTGTCATTGGAGGTTATGTACTAAATCAATTTACTATTACAATGACGCCTTACTTCGGGTTCATAATGGTCGTAGTAGCAAGTGCGATGATGTATGTGATTTATAAAAAAGAAAATGAAACACAATTAAAGGTATCAAATGGATAA
- a CDS encoding winged helix-turn-helix transcriptional regulator encodes MNKTYNIGVEATIDVIGGKWKPVILCHLQNNGLMRTSALKRAIPTITQKMLTQQLRELEKDGIINRIVYDQVPPKVEYELSEYGQSLGKILSSLCYWGEFHVEKMHQQGESVSLAQQDYINIPH; translated from the coding sequence ATGAATAAGACTTATAATATAGGCGTAGAAGCAACGATTGATGTTATCGGAGGCAAATGGAAACCTGTCATCCTATGTCATTTACAAAATAATGGCCTAATGCGAACATCTGCATTAAAACGCGCTATTCCCACAATTACACAAAAGATGTTAACACAGCAATTAAGAGAATTAGAAAAAGATGGTATCATCAATCGTATTGTTTACGATCAAGTACCACCAAAAGTAGAATATGAACTATCAGAATATGGGCAATCGCTTGGCAAAATTCTTTCGTCACTTTGTTATTGGGGCGAGTTTCATGTTGAAAAAATGCATCAACAAGGTGAATCTGTTTCTTTGGCACAACAAGACTATATCAATATACCTCATTAA
- a CDS encoding MFS transporter: MSSSVSKLWTWQFSLTVLITIGFYLCLQMLTGGFSIFVTNISHNPTMGGVMTTAFMFAAIVTRPMIGMLLYKINIKKLLCFSLIFVFICIVASYDQEAMPLLITIRVLEGVGFGVTTTLLATLATNLIPLERMGEGIGYFGMATSLGTTLGPMIAISILHTFSFQYLLIITMFLILFSIVATLFIKYEKSETLDVYISQNKSILDSILDKKALLPCFLVMLFYCTYSGIVNFINGLGAEAHLGAKVSFFFLILAIVIILIRPISGKVYDQLGHKYLIYPASICSVIGLVLISATHGLVVFFIAAIFYGIAYSIMQPSFQAWAINRVSAEKRGTANAMVLSAMDLGMA, translated from the coding sequence TTGTCATCATCAGTATCTAAATTATGGACTTGGCAATTCTCACTTACTGTTTTAATCACGATAGGTTTTTATTTGTGTTTACAAATGCTTACCGGAGGATTTTCGATTTTTGTTACTAATATTAGTCATAATCCTACAATGGGAGGTGTGATGACCACAGCTTTTATGTTTGCAGCAATAGTTACTCGTCCTATGATAGGGATGCTACTGTACAAAATAAATATCAAAAAATTACTGTGTTTTTCGCTTATTTTTGTATTTATATGTATTGTAGCCAGTTACGATCAAGAAGCAATGCCTCTATTAATTACTATAAGAGTATTAGAAGGTGTTGGATTTGGAGTTACAACTACACTTTTAGCTACGCTTGCCACAAATTTAATACCGCTTGAAAGAATGGGAGAAGGCATAGGTTATTTTGGAATGGCAACAAGTTTAGGAACTACACTTGGGCCTATGATTGCAATTTCTATATTACATACATTTTCATTTCAATATTTACTGATTATTACTATGTTTTTAATTCTATTTTCGATAGTTGCCACTTTATTCATAAAGTATGAAAAATCTGAGACATTAGATGTATATATCAGTCAAAATAAATCTATATTAGATTCTATTTTAGATAAAAAAGCATTACTTCCATGCTTTTTAGTAATGCTTTTTTATTGTACTTATTCAGGAATTGTTAATTTTATTAATGGATTAGGAGCTGAGGCGCATTTAGGAGCTAAAGTATCATTTTTCTTTTTAATACTTGCTATTGTTATTATTTTAATTAGACCTATATCTGGTAAAGTATACGACCAATTAGGACATAAATACTTAATTTATCCAGCGAGTATATGTAGTGTGATTGGACTAGTATTAATTTCCGCTACTCATGGATTGGTTGTTTTTTTCATTGCTGCAATCTTTTATGGAATCGCATATAGTATCATGCAACCATCCTTTCAAGCTTGGGCAATTAATAGAGTCTCAGCTGAGAAAAGGGGTACAGCTAATGCGATGGTTCTTAGTGCAATGGACTTAGGTATGGCATAA
- a CDS encoding LysR family transcriptional regulator encodes MELRHLKYFKTVAEELHFGKAAKRLNMAQPPLSLQIRQLEEELGVPLFRRTKRSVTLTQEGHVFLEKVYQLLENLNESIETVRLVNRGESGEIVIGFLASAAYDVLPSIIKSYRHHYPSIHVTLKQLTTAEQLKALQDETIDIGIISEPIETTLFNYEIIRQEPMVVALPSNHSLTRTQHPITLSDLASEAFILTGRKENQLHYDKVINSCGLAGFSPHILQETKEMSTLISLVSAGIGIAIVPSSIQSLLQNEVVYREISDSHIKTVTALVWDSKNDSPIVNAFVELVKSSVIPMFQSNHN; translated from the coding sequence ATGGAATTACGTCACTTGAAATATTTTAAAACTGTAGCAGAAGAGTTACACTTTGGAAAAGCTGCAAAACGTTTGAATATGGCACAACCACCGTTAAGCCTTCAAATTCGTCAACTCGAGGAAGAACTAGGAGTACCTCTTTTTCGTAGAACGAAAAGAAGTGTTACATTAACCCAAGAAGGACATGTGTTTTTAGAAAAAGTTTATCAGTTACTTGAAAACTTAAACGAATCTATCGAAACAGTACGCTTGGTGAATAGAGGCGAAAGCGGTGAAATCGTAATAGGCTTCTTAGCTTCTGCAGCTTATGATGTATTACCAAGTATAATTAAAAGTTACAGACATCATTATCCATCTATTCACGTAACCTTAAAACAACTTACCACTGCTGAACAATTAAAAGCATTACAAGATGAAACTATTGATATTGGTATCATTAGTGAACCAATTGAAACAACGCTATTTAATTACGAAATCATTAGACAAGAGCCAATGGTAGTAGCTTTACCTAGCAATCATTCATTAACTAGAACGCAACACCCTATTACGCTAAGCGATTTAGCGTCTGAGGCTTTTATTTTAACTGGAAGAAAAGAGAATCAACTTCACTATGATAAAGTCATTAATAGTTGTGGCTTAGCTGGATTTAGCCCTCATATCCTACAGGAGACTAAAGAAATGTCTACATTAATATCTTTAGTTTCTGCAGGTATCGGTATAGCTATCGTTCCATCTTCTATTCAATCCCTACTACAAAATGAGGTCGTTTATCGAGAAATTTCAGACAGCCACATTAAGACTGTTACTGCACTCGTATGGGATAGTAAAAATGACTCTCCAATAGTAAATGCTTTTGTGGAATTAGTAAAATCGTCTGTGATTCCTATGTTTCAAAGTAATCACAATTAA
- a CDS encoding acyl-CoA thioesterase has protein sequence MKSIKENHPLDIATQLIRKEDHYLGHTSDHYANMVGPFGGITAATMLNAVLQHTEHIGDPVSLTINYAAPVSDGSFEIKATPARTNRATQHWFIELFQDDEIVITGTAVFAKRRETWSSTELKFPAVPNPEEAYPISSKGLPSWVRQYDIKIIQGLPSAFSHHVQTEVPSSTTLQWIHDEPKRNIDFLSLTAICDAFFPRIYVRRKQIVPIGTISLTIYFHVDSKQLQTYGDEVVLGHATANQFHNGFFDQTAEIWSPKGDLLATSSQFVYYKE, from the coding sequence ATGAAATCTATCAAAGAAAATCATCCGCTTGATATCGCAACACAATTAATTCGTAAAGAAGACCATTACTTGGGTCACACTTCAGATCATTATGCTAATATGGTAGGTCCTTTTGGTGGCATCACTGCGGCGACAATGCTTAACGCAGTCTTACAACACACTGAACATATTGGAGATCCTGTGTCTTTAACCATCAATTATGCTGCACCTGTTTCTGATGGTAGTTTTGAAATCAAAGCTACCCCAGCTCGAACAAATCGAGCTACACAACATTGGTTTATTGAACTATTTCAAGATGATGAAATTGTCATTACGGGGACTGCAGTATTTGCAAAAAGAAGAGAAACTTGGTCTTCAACAGAGCTAAAATTCCCTGCTGTGCCCAATCCTGAAGAGGCATATCCAATTTCTTCAAAAGGGCTGCCATCTTGGGTACGACAATACGACATTAAAATTATTCAAGGGTTGCCATCAGCATTTTCACATCATGTACAAACAGAAGTACCTTCATCTACGACTTTACAATGGATTCATGATGAGCCTAAACGTAATATCGATTTCCTATCACTTACTGCTATTTGTGACGCATTTTTTCCGAGGATTTATGTACGTCGTAAGCAAATTGTGCCTATAGGAACAATTTCGCTCACGATTTATTTCCATGTTGATTCCAAGCAACTTCAAACATATGGCGATGAAGTCGTGTTAGGACATGCAACTGCGAATCAATTCCATAATGGCTTTTTTGATCAAACTGCGGAAATATGGTCTCCTAAAGGTGACTTACTCGCTACCTCATCTCAATTTGTCTATTACAAAGAATAA